A window of the Gossypium hirsutum isolate 1008001.06 chromosome A05, Gossypium_hirsutum_v2.1, whole genome shotgun sequence genome harbors these coding sequences:
- the LOC107958804 gene encoding guanine nucleotide-binding protein alpha-1 subunit-like (The RefSeq protein has 3 substitutions compared to this genomic sequence), with protein sequence MLITVLENMGLLCSKNHRYTEADAEENAQAAEIDRRIEQERKAEKHIQKLLLLGAGESGKSTIFKQIKLLFQTGFDEDELKSYISVIHANIYQTIKILYDGSKEFAQNDADSSKYVLSSEIKVIGEKLSEIGSRLDYPRLNRELAQEIETLWKDSAIQETYARGNELQVPDCTHYFMENLQRLSDANYIPTKEDVLYARVRTAGVVEIQFSPVGENKKSGEVYRLFDVGGQRNERRKWIHLFEGVTAVIFCAAISEYDQTLFEDEQKNRMVETKELFDWVLKQPCFEKTSFMLFLNKFDIFENKVLKVPLNVCEWFKDYQPVSTGKQEIEHAYEFVKKKFEELYFQSTAPDRVDRASKIYRTTALDQKLVKKTFKLVDESLRRRNLFEAGLL encoded by the exons ATGCTGATTACTGTTCTAGAGAATATGGGTTTATTATGCAGTAAAAATCATCGTTACACTGAAGCAGATGCCGAGGAAAATGCACAG GCTGCAGAAATTGACAGGAGAATCGAACAAGAGCGAAAAGCTGAAAAGCATATCCAAAAACTTCTACTACTTG GTGCTGGTGAATCTGGGAAGTCAACAATTTTTAAGCAG ATAAAGCTTCTGTTTCAAACTGGCTTTGACGAGGACGAGCTAAAGAGCTATATCTCTGTCATCCATGCAAACATCTATCAGACTATAAAA ATACTGTATGATGGATCAAAGGAATTTGCTCAAAATGATGCAGATTCTTCCAAATATGTTTTATCCAGCGAAATTAAG GTTATTGGAGAGAAACTATCAGAAATCGGAAGCAGGTTGGACTATCCACGTCTAAATAGAGAACTTGCACAGGAGATAGAAACTCTCTGGAAAGATTCTGCAATTCAG GAAACCTATGCTCGTGGTAATGAACTTCAAGTTCCCGATTGTACTCATTATTTCATGGAAAATTTGCAAAGATTGTCTGATGCAAATTATATTCCCACAAAG GAGGATGTTCTATATGCAAGAGTTCGTACAACTGGTGTTGTTGAAATTCAGTTCAG CCCCGTGGGGGAGAATAAGAAAAGTGGTGAAGTATACAGACTCTTTGATGTGGGAGGCCAGAGAAATGAGAGAAGGAAATGGATCCATCTTTTTGAAGGTGTTACGGCTGTGATATTTTGTGCTGCTATTAGCGA GTATGATCAAACTCTTTTCGAGGACGAACAGAAGAATCGGATGGTGGAGACAAAAGAACTCTTTGATTGGGTCTTAAAGCAACCATGCTTTGAG AAAACATCCTTCATGCTGTTCCTCAACAAATTCGACATATTCGAAAACAAGGTTCTAAAG GTTCCTCTAAATGTATGCGAGTGGTTCAAAGATTACCAGCCAGTTTCAACCGGAAAACAAGAGATCGAGCATGCATATGA GTTCGTAAAGAAGAAATTTGAGGAGCTGTATTTTCAAAGCACAGCCCCTGATAGAGTTGACCGAGTCTTTAAGATATATAGAACCACTGCCCTTGACCAGAAGCTTGTGAAGAAAACTTTCAAGCTCGTTGATGAGTCTTTGAGACGGAGAAATCTGTTCGAGGCTGGGTTGTTGTGA
- the LOC107958804 gene encoding guanine nucleotide-binding protein alpha-1 subunit-like isoform X1 has translation MLITVLENMGLLCSKNHRYTEADAEENAQAAEIDRRIEQERKAEKHIQKLLLLGAGESGKSTIFKQIKLLFQTGFDEDELKSYISVIHANIYQTIKILYDGSKEFAQNDADSSKYVLSSEIKVIGEKLSEIGSRLDYPRLNRELAQEIETLWKDSAIQETYARGNELQVPDCTHYFMENLQRLSDANYIPTKEDVLYARVRTTGVVEIQFSPVGENKKSGEVYRLFDVGGQRNERRKWIHLFEGVTAVIFCAAISEYDQTLFEDEQKNRMVETKELFDWVLKQPCFEKTSFMLFLNKFDIFENKVLKVPLNVCEWFKDYQPVSTGKQEIEHAYEFVKKKFEELYFQSTAPDRVDRVFKIYRTTALDQKLVKKTFKLVDESLRRRNLFEAGLL, from the exons ATGCTGATTACTGTTCTAGAGAATATGGGTTTATTATGCAGTAAAAATCATCGTTACACTGAAGCAGATGCCGAGGAAAATGCACAG GCTGCAGAAATTGACAGGAGAATCGAACAAGAGCGAAAAGCTGAAAAGCATATCCAAAAACTTCTACTACTTG GTGCTGGTGAATCTGGGAAGTCAACAATTTTTAAGCAG ATAAAGCTTCTGTTTCAAACTGGCTTTGACGAGGACGAGCTAAAGAGCTATATCTCTGTCATCCATGCAAACATCTATCAGACTATAAAA ATACTGTATGATGGATCAAAGGAATTTGCTCAAAATGATGCAGATTCTTCCAAATATGTTTTATCCAGCGAAATTAAG GTTATTGGAGAGAAACTATCAGAAATCGGAAGCAGGTTGGACTATCCACGTCTAAATAGAGAACTTGCACAGGAGATAGAAACTCTCTGGAAAGATTCTGCAATTCAG GAAACCTATGCTCGTGGTAATGAACTTCAAGTTCCCGATTGTACTCATTATTTCATGGAAAATTTGCAAAGATTGTCTGATGCAAATTATATTCCCACAAAG GAGGATGTTCTATATGCAAGAGTTCGTACAACTGGTGTTGTTGAAATTCAGTTCAG CCCCGTGGGGGAGAATAAGAAAAGTGGTGAAGTATACAGACTCTTTGATGTGGGAGGCCAGAGAAATGAGAGAAGGAAATGGATCCATCTTTTTGAAGGTGTTACGGCTGTGATATTTTGTGCTGCTATTAGCGA GTATGATCAAACTCTTTTCGAGGACGAACAGAAGAATCGGATGGTGGAGACAAAAGAACTCTTTGATTGGGTCTTAAAGCAACCATGCTTTGAG AAAACATCCTTCATGCTGTTCCTCAACAAATTCGACATATTCGAAAACAAGGTTCTAAAG GTTCCTCTAAATGTATGCGAGTGGTTCAAAGATTACCAGCCAGTTTCAACCGGAAAACAAGAGATCGAGCATGCATATGA GTTCGTAAAGAAGAAATTTGAGGAGCTGTATTTTCAAAGCACAGCCCCTGATAGAGTTGACCGAGTCTTTAAGATATATAGAACCACTGCCCTTGACCAGAAGCTTGTGAAGAAAACTTTCAAGCTCGTTGATGAGTCTTTGAGACGGAGAAATCTGTTCGAGGCTGGGTTGTTGTGA
- the LOC107958802 gene encoding uncharacterized protein — protein MACNASTAVNQRKEVEEDDWRSSSSTTTTSSSWIGMNSDGSADGGDCDEDDDEVESSYKGGLDIMDSLQQVLPMRRGISSFYNGKSKCFTNLAEGPSTSSIKEIGKPENAYTRRRRNLLAINYAWDKNKFKRPIKSIMNSRKSRLAFLAVDMGSSESISATTSDHSTSNFMPSAPALKPPLLSII, from the exons ATGGCGTGTAATGCATCCACGGCGGTGAACCAAAGGAAAGAGGTGGAGGAAGATGATTGGAGGAGTTCATCGTCTACCACCACGACGTCGTCGTCTTGGATCGGGATGAATAGTGATGGATCTGCCGATGGTGGAGATTGCGACGAAGATGATGATGAGGTGGAAAGCTCTTATAAAGGTGGCTTAGACATTATGGATTCGCTTCAACAGGTTTTGCCTATGAG AAGAGGGATCTCAAGTTTTTACAATGGGAAATCCAAGTGTTTCACAAATTTAGCTGAAGGCCCATCCACTTCATCGATTAAAGAGATAGGAAAACCTGAAAACGCCTATACACGGAGGAGGAGAAATCTGTTAGCAATCAACTATGCATGGGACAAGAACAAGTTCAAAAGACCCATCAAATCCATAATGAATTCAAGAAAAAGCAGATTGGCTTTTCTAGCTGTTGACATGGGTAGCTCTGAAAGTATCTCTGCTACCACAAGTGACCACTCTACTTCCAACTTCATGCCCTCCGCACCCGCCCTCAAACCCCCACTTCTTTCAATAATATAA
- the LOC107958800 gene encoding myosin-15, with protein MPEPNMNFRKGAKVWVEDKHLAWAPAEITDCRGKQVQVQIGSGKTVLALPEKLFPRDADEEEEHGGVDDMTKLTYLNEPGVLYNLQRRYALNDIYTYTGSILIAVNPFTKLPHLYNVHMMEQYKGAPFGELSPHVFAVADVSYRAMMNEGRSQSILVSGESGAGKTETTKLIMQYLTFVGGRAAGDDRTVEQQVLESNPLLEAFGNARTVRNDNSSRFGKFVEIQFDANGRISGAAVRTYLLERSRVVQITDPERNYHCFYQLCASGKDAEKYKLGHPSHFHYLNQSKTYDLEGVSNAEEYMKTRRAMDIVGIGHEEQEAIFRTLAAILHLGNVEFSPGREHDSSVVKDQKSTFHMQMAADLFRCDVNLLLATLCTRTIQTREGSIVKALDCNAAVASRDALAKTVYARLFDWLVDKINISVGQDPNSRVQIGVLDIYGFECFKHNSFEQFCINFANEKLQQHFNEHVFKMEQDEYKKEEINWSYIEFIDNQDVLDLIEKKPIGIIALLDEACMFPRSTHETFSTKLFQNFRGHPRLEKAKFSETDFTVSHYAGKVTYQTDSFLDKNRDYVVVEHCNLLASSKCPFVAGLFPSPPEESSRSSYKFSSVATRFKQQLQALMETLNSTEPHYIRCVKPSSSNRPQKFENLSVLHQLRCGGVLEAVRISLAGYPTRRTYSEFVDRFGFLAPEFMDTSYDEKRLTEKILQKLNLQNFQLGRTKVFLRAGQIGVLDSRRAEVLDMAAKRIQHRLRTFIAHRKFISARVAAIALQAYCRGCLARKMFAARREAAAAVCLQKYVRRWLLRHAYLKLISAAVCIQSDIRGFSTRLKFLHGKRHRAASVIQAHWRLCRFRSAFHNYKKSIIALQCRWRQKLAKRELRRLKQEANEAGALRLAKSKLEKQLEDLTWRLHLEKRMRVSNEDAKSVEISKLQKAFESLKLELDAAKLATISECNKNAVLQNQLELSRKEKSALEKEFTMIAEMRKENASLKSSLDTLEKKNSALELELKKALKDANDTVEKLQELEQKNSELQNNMQSLEEKLSHLEDENHVLRQKALTPSPKSNRSNFLKSFSDKYGGMLNLPLNDRKQVFESPTPSKLIVPFSHSMSESRRPKLTAERQQENYEFLSRCIKENLGFHNGKPLAACIIYKCLHHWHSFESERTAIFDYIIEGINDVLKVGAENETLPYWLSNTSALLCLLQKNLRSNGFLSAGTQRSGGNTGLPGRVSYGLKSPFKYLGFEDGMSHIDARYPAILFKQQLTACVEKIFGLIRDNIKKELSPLLALCIQVPKNARMLAGKSRSPGGLPQQSPSSQWDSIIKFLNSLMDRLRENHVPSFFIRKLITQVFSFINMSLFNSLLLRRECCSFSNGEYVKSGLAELEKWIGNATEEFAGTSWHELNYIRQAVGFLVIHQKRKKSLDEISNDLCPVLTIRQIYRISTMYWDDKYGTQSVSNEVVAEMREMLNKDNQYLASNSFLLDDDLSIPFSTEDIDIAIPAIDPSDIELPAILSEYSCAQLLMQNQK; from the exons tTTTCGCTGTGGCTGATGTATCATACAG GGCAATGATGAATGAGGGTCGAAGCCAGTCTATACTAGTCAGTGGAGAAAGTGGGGCTGGTAAAACTGAGACAACAAAACTTATCATGCAATATCTTACTTTTGTTGGAGGCCGTGCAGCTGGTGATGACCGAACTGTTGAGCAGCAAGTTCTGGAA TCAAATCCGCTCTTGGAGGCTTTTGGAAATGCGAGGACTGTTAGAAACGACAATTCGAG TCGCTTTGGAAAGTTTGTTGAGATCCAATTCGATGCAAATGGTAGAATATCTGGTGCTGCAGTCAGAACTTACCTTCTTGAACGGTCTCGCGTTGTTCAGATAACAGATCCTGAGAGGAATTATCACTGCTTCTACCAGTTGTGTGCATCTGGGAAA GATGCAGAAAAGTACAAATTAGGCCATCCAAGCCACTTTCACTATTTAAATCAAAGCAAGACATATGACCTTGAAGGAGTAAGCAATGCAGAGGAATATATGAAGACAAGGAGGGCAATGGATATTGTTGGTATCGGTCATGAGGAACAG GAAGCTATATTTCGCACCTTGGCTGCTATTTTGCATCTGGGAAACGTTGAATTTTCCCCTGGAAGAGAGCATGATTCTTCAGTTGTTAAAGATCAGAAATCTACATTCCATATGCAGATGGCTGCTGATCTTTTTAG GTGTGATGTGAACCTCTTGTTGGCGACATTATGTACTCGCACCATTCAAACCCGTGAAGGAAGTATAGTTAAAGCTCTTGATTGTAATGCTGCTGTGGCTAGTCGGGATGCATTGGCAAAGACAGTTTATGCTCGGTTGTTTGATTG GCTTGTTGATAAGATTAATATATCCGTGGGGCAAGATCCAAATTCCCGTGTGCAAATTGGAGTTTTGGACATCTATGGATTTGAATGCTTTAAGCATAATAG TTTTGAGCAATTTTGCATTAATTTTGCGAATGAAAAGCTTCAGCAGCATTTCAACGAG CATGTATTCAAGATGGAACAGGATGAATATAAGAAAGAAGAAATTAATTGGAGCTACATCGAATTTATAGACAACCAAGATGTCTTGGATTTGATTGAGAAG AAACCGATAGGGATAATTGCTCTCTTGGATGAAGCTTG CATGTTCCCGAGATCCACACATGAaacattttcaaccaaattatTTCAGAATTTCCGTGGTCACCCAAGGTTGGAAAAGGCTAAATTTTCAGAAACAGATTTTACCGTTTCACATTATGCTGGCAAG GTTACTTATCAAACAGATTCCTTTTTAGACAAAAACCGGGATTATGTTGTGGTAGAACATTGCAATCTCTTGGCTTCTTCTAAATGCCCATTTGTTGCGGGTCTTTTCCCTTCACCACCTGAGGAATCTTCAAGATCATCATACAAGTTTTCCTCGGTCGCCACAAGATTTAAG CAACAACTTCAAGCACTCATGGAAACCCTCAACTCAACAGAACCTCATTATATACGCTGTGTGAAGCCAAGCTCATCGAACCGGCCTCAGAAATTTGAGAACCTTAGTGTCCTTCATCAGCTACGCTGTGGG GGTGTTCTGGAGGCTGTTCGAATAAGTTTAGCTGGCTATCCAACTCGACGGACTTATTCTGAATTTGTGGACCGCTTTGGCTTCTTAGCTCCAGAATTTATGGATACAAG TTATGATGAAAAGAGATTGACTGAAAAAATTCTGCAAAAGTTAAACCTTCAAAATTTTCAG TTGGGCAGGACAAAAGTGTTTCTTAGGGCTGGTCAGATTGGTGTTTTAGATTCACGAAGGGCTGAGGTTTTGGATATGGCTGCAAAACGTATTCAGCATCGTTTGCGGACATTTATTGCTCATAGGAAGTTTATTTCAGCTAGGGTTGCCGCAATTGCACTCCAGGCATATTGCAGAG GATGCCTTGCTCGAAAGATGTTTGCTGCAAGGAGAGAGGCTGCAGCCGCTGTTTGTTTACAGAAATATGTCCGCAGGTGGCTATTGAGGCATGCGTATCTGAAACTAATTTCTGCAGCTGTTTGTATACAGTCCGACATTCGTGGCTTTTCAACTCGTCTAAAGTTTTTGCATGGAAAGAGGCATAGAGCCGCCTCTGTAATCCAG GCTCATTGGAGATTGTGCAGATTCCGCTCTGCTTTccataattataaaaaatctatCATAGCATTACAATGTCGTTGGAGGCAAAAACTTGCAAAAAGAGAGCTCCGAAGGCTTAAGCAA GAGGCTAATGAAGCAGGTGCCTTGCGGTTAGCTAAGAGCAAGCTTGAAAAGCAGTTAGAAGATCTAACATGGCGGCTGCATCTAGAAAAACGAATGCGG GTTTCCAATGAAGATGCAAAGTCAGTTGAAATTTCAAAACTTCAAAAAGCCTTTGAATCTTTGAAGCTTGAGTTAGATGCAGCTAAGCTAGCAACAATTAGTGAGTGCAACAAGAACGCAGTGCTGCAAAATCAATTGGAAttatcaagaaaagagaaatctGCTTTGGAAAAGGAATTTACTATGATCGCTGAAATGAGAAAGGAAAATGCATCACTTAAG AGTTCTTTGGATACCTTGGAAAAGAAGAATTCTGCCCTGGAGCTTGAGCTCAAGAAGGCTCTAAAAGATGCCAATGATACCGTTGAAAAGTTGCAGGAATTAGAACAGAAGAATTCTGAGCTCCAGAATAACATGCAGAG tttggagGAGAAGCTCTCACATTTAGAAGATGAAAATCATGTTCTACGACAAAAAGCATTGACCCCATCCCCGAAAAGCAACCGTTCTAACTTTTTAAAGTCATTTTCAGAT AAATATGGTGGTATGCTTAATCTTCCTTTGAATGACCGGAAGCAAGTATTT GAGTCTCCCACTCCTTCAAAACTTATTGTACCTTTCTCACATAGCATGTCTGAATCAAGAAGACCTAAACTAACAGCAGAGAGACAACAG GAAAATTATGAATTCCTTTCAAGATGTATcaaagaaaatttagggtttcacAATGGTAAACCGCTGGCTGCTTGTATCATATATAAATGTCTCCATCATTGGCATTCCTTTGAGTCTGAACGGACAGCTATATTTGACTACATAATAGAAGGAATCAATGATGTTCTGAAG GTTGGAGCTGAAAATGAAACCTTACCTTATTGGCTGTCCAACACCTCAGCACTTTTGTGTCTGCTGCAGAAAAATTTGCGATCAAATGGCTTTCTGTCTGCTGGCACTCAACGTTCTGGGGGAAACACTGGTTTACCTGGGAGAGTTTCTTAT GGTCTAAAATCCCCTTTCAAATACCTCGGGTTCGAGGATGGCATGTCACATATAGACGCAAGATATCCAGCAATACTATTCAAACAACAATTGACAGCCTGTGTTGAAAAGATTTTTGGCTTGATTCGTGACAATATTAAGAAAGAATTATCTCCACTTTTGGCACTGTGCATTCAG GTGCCAAAAAATGCACGAATGCTTGCTGGAAAATCAAGATCTCCTGGAGGGCTTCCCCAGCAGTCACCTAGTAGTCAATGGGATAGCATCATCAAGTTCTTGAATAGCCTTATGGATCGTTTGCGTGAAAATCAT GTACCCTCTTTCTTCATTCGTAAGCTGATAACTCAGGTTTTCTCCTTCATCAACATGTCTCTTTTCAACAG TCTTTTACTTAGACGAGAATGTTGCTCGTTCTCAAATGGGGAATATGTTAAATCTGGCCTAGCAGAACTAGAGAAATGGATAGGCAATGCAACAGAAGAG TTTGCAGGAACCTCATGGCATGAGCTAAACTATATTAGACAAGCTGTTGGCTTTCTG GTTATACATCAGAAGAGGAAAAAATCTCTGGATGAGATCAGTAATGATTTGTGTCCG GTCTTGACTATCAGGCAAATTTACCGAATAAGTACCATGTACTGGGATGACAAATATGGCACTCAAAGTGTGTCAAATGAG GTTGTTGCTGAAATGAGGGAGATGTTGAACAAGGACAACCAGTATCTTGCCTCAAACTCATTTTTGTTGGATGATGATCTGAG CATTCCATTCTCAACTGAAGATATAGATATTGCGATACCAGCAATAGACCCTTCTGACATTGAACTCCCTGCGATCTTGTCGGAATATTCATGTGCACAATTACTAATGCAGAACCAAAAGTAA